In Uranotaenia lowii strain MFRU-FL chromosome 2, ASM2978415v1, whole genome shotgun sequence, one genomic interval encodes:
- the LOC129745218 gene encoding stress-induced-phosphoprotein 1 produces MASKDEDNLPENKKLALREKQKGNDAYKKKEFSTALEHYNSALQHDPTDITFHNNIAAVYFEQKDYPKCIAECEKAVEVGRENRADYKLIAKAFTRIGNAYRKVEDYKSAKTYYEKSLSEHRTPEVKALLSETEKQIKEQERLAYIDPAKAEEEKEMGNDLFKKGDYSGAVKHYTEAILRNPDDAKLYSNRAACYTKLAAFDLGLKDCETCCKLDETFIKGWIRKGKILQVMQKSSEAQTAYQKALEIDPNNAEALEGYRACTMAVHSDPKEVWKKAMNDPEVQQILKDPAMRIILEQMQNDPKAVQEHLKNPQVASKIQKLLESGIIQIY; encoded by the exons ATGGCATCGAAAGACGAAGATAATCTTCCAGAGAACAAGAAACTCGCGCTCCGTGAAAAACAGAAAGGAAACGACGCGTACAAAAAGAAAGAATTCAGCACCGCCCTAGAACATTACAATTCCGCTCTGCAACATGATCCGACGGATATCACATTCCACAACAATATTGCCGCGGTCTATTTCGAGCAGAAGGACTATCCTAAGTGCATTGCCGAGTGTGAAAAGGCCGTTGAAGTGGGCCGTGAAAACCGCGCCGATTACAAACTAATCGCTAAGGCCTTCACTAGAATCGGTAACGCTTACCGAAAAGTGGAAGACTATAAATCCGCCAAGACctattatgaaaaaagtttatcGGAACATCGGACTCCGGAAGTCAAGGCCCTACTGAGCGAGACGGAAAAGCAAATAAAGGAGCAAGAAAGACTGGCCTATATTGATCCGGCTAAAGCCGAGGAGGAAAAGGAAATGGGCAACGATTTATTCAAAAAGGGTGATTACAGCGGAGCTGTGAAGCATTACACAGAAGCCATCCTACGGAATCCAGATGACGCCAAGCTATACAGTAACCGGGCAGCTTGCTACACCAAACTGGCCGCGTTCGATCTAGGCCTTAAAGACTGCGAAACCTGCTGCAAACTGGATGAAACCTTTATCAAGGGCTGGATCCGTAAAGGTAAAATCCTGCAAGTTATGCAGAAATCGTCGGAGGCACAAACAGCCTATCAGAAAGCGCTTGAAATCGACCCGAACAATGCGGAAGCCCTTGAGGGCTATCGGGCATGCACGATGGCCGTCCATTCGGATCCCAAGGAAGTCTGGAAAAAGGCCATGAATGATCCGGAGGTACAGCAGATTCTGAAAGATCCGGCCATGCGGATCATTTTGGAACAGATGCAGAACGACCCGAAGGCAGTGCAAGA acaTCTAAAAAATCCGCAGGTGGCATCAAAAATCCAGAAACTCCTAGAATCGGGCATCATTCAGATCTACTAA